In Aureibaculum algae, the following are encoded in one genomic region:
- a CDS encoding universal stress protein: MKNILIPIDFSKNSQSAVQYALMLYKNEVCTFYFLHSTNFINSTSRTYITPHYVEESYKKGLKKMQELELKTKRENANTKHDYKNIISNDKLHTAIDKAIKQNDIELIIMGTKGCTAAVEFFAGSNTVEVINKVKNCPILVIPEEYSFVAPKQIGFPTDYNRKYTDRELETLKNMTTLYNSEIRIVHINVEKSLTLAQKHNIERLEKYLADQKYNFHYIDDNSKKSENIIMFIKDYKIDMLAMVNYEHGPIENVLKEPVIKKLAFHPRIPLLVIPE; encoded by the coding sequence ATGAAAAACATATTAATACCGATCGACTTTTCTAAAAATTCACAAAGTGCCGTACAATACGCATTAATGCTTTATAAAAATGAGGTATGTACTTTTTACTTTTTACATTCTACTAATTTTATCAACTCTACTTCTAGAACATATATAACACCACATTATGTTGAGGAATCATATAAAAAAGGGTTGAAAAAAATGCAAGAATTAGAATTAAAAACTAAACGGGAAAATGCAAATACAAAACATGATTATAAGAATATTATAAGCAATGACAAATTACATACCGCCATTGATAAAGCCATTAAACAAAATGATATTGAGCTCATAATAATGGGTACTAAAGGATGTACTGCAGCTGTTGAATTCTTTGCGGGCAGTAATACCGTTGAAGTCATTAATAAAGTAAAAAATTGTCCTATTTTAGTTATTCCAGAAGAATATAGTTTTGTTGCTCCAAAACAAATTGGTTTTCCAACAGATTATAACCGGAAGTATACGGATAGAGAATTGGAGACACTTAAAAACATGACCACGTTATATAATTCTGAAATAAGAATTGTACATATCAATGTCGAAAAAAGTTTAACGCTTGCTCAAAAGCATAATATAGAAAGACTAGAGAAATATTTAGCCGACCAGAAATACAATTTTCATTACATTGATGACAATTCAAAAAAATCAGAAAACATAATTATGTTTATCAAAGATTATAAGATAGACATGCTTGCCATGGTAAATTATGAACATGGTCCTATTGAGAATGTACTAAAGGAACCTGTGATAAAAAAATTAGCTTTTCATCCTAGAATTCCACTTTTAGTAATACCTGAATAA
- a CDS encoding universal stress protein: protein MKNILIPTDFSDNAWDALLYAIRLYDAVPAHFYILHTYQAGTSRTSNRMSKYRDTHLHRVLKDESEKGLKKIQRYLDENLLNDDHKYQTISQAGDLVFQIKQVVTNYNIDIIVMGTTGATGAKEIFMGSNAVSVINHIELCPVLTVPKDYEFTELKNIIFATDLKRRFYSIELFSLIELQTIHESNICLLNVKEGDDLDKTKLHNLKDIKALFKDGTVSFEQTELDGKVAKSIMNFSKNHNSDLVCLVNSEKKFLKKLIEEAVIKKVSFHSAIPLLVIPI from the coding sequence ATGAAAAATATTTTAATACCTACCGACTTTTCTGATAATGCCTGGGATGCATTACTCTATGCCATTAGATTGTACGATGCTGTTCCTGCCCATTTTTATATTTTACATACCTACCAAGCGGGTACTTCTAGAACTAGTAACCGAATGTCTAAGTATAGAGATACGCATCTTCATAGGGTATTAAAAGATGAATCAGAAAAAGGACTGAAAAAAATTCAACGTTATTTAGATGAAAATTTATTAAATGACGATCACAAATACCAAACAATTTCTCAAGCTGGTGATTTAGTTTTTCAAATTAAACAAGTTGTTACAAATTACAATATTGATATCATTGTTATGGGCACTACTGGTGCTACTGGTGCTAAGGAGATTTTTATGGGAAGTAATGCCGTTAGCGTTATTAATCATATAGAACTTTGCCCCGTATTAACGGTGCCAAAAGATTATGAATTTACAGAATTAAAAAATATCATTTTTGCCACGGATTTAAAAAGAAGATTCTACTCCATTGAGCTATTTTCTTTAATTGAATTGCAAACGATTCATGAAAGTAATATCTGTTTATTGAATGTCAAGGAAGGTGATGATTTAGATAAAACGAAACTTCATAATTTAAAAGATATCAAAGCATTATTCAAGGATGGTACCGTTTCTTTTGAACAAACCGAATTAGATGGTAAAGTTGCAAAATCAATAATGAATTTCAGCAAAAACCACAATTCTGATTTAGTTTGCTTAGTAAATTCTGAAAAAAAATTCCTTAAAAAATTAATTGAGGAAGCTGTCATAAAAAAAGTAAGCTTTCACAGTGCAATACCTCTATTAGTAATACCTATTTAG
- a CDS encoding universal stress protein: MKNILLPTDFSENSKNAINYALELFNNEPCKFYILNTYTPIIYNYDYQMSSGAYIGNVVDVIRNNSLEALNDLEKYVIEKYNNPKHEFELISSFSTLTDEIDLLVAQKNLDLIIMGTKGASGVEEVLFGTNTIHTIKKVKCPVLAIPDGFFFEKPKDILFPTDYKIDYSAKHLDILETISSIYNSKVHILHVSLNRDLNEEENTHKNKLDNLLNSIHKEFYSVKDQEIPQAINEFQKSTYVHMLMMIKNKHTFLENLFFKKVINQIGFHLTVPFLVVPSNF, encoded by the coding sequence ATGAAAAATATACTTTTACCCACAGACTTTTCTGAAAATTCTAAAAATGCTATTAATTATGCCTTAGAATTATTTAATAATGAACCGTGTAAATTTTATATTTTAAATACCTATACGCCTATTATCTATAACTACGATTATCAAATGAGTAGCGGTGCTTATATAGGTAATGTAGTTGATGTTATAAGGAATAACTCTTTAGAGGCATTAAATGATCTTGAAAAATATGTAATTGAAAAATATAACAATCCCAAACACGAATTCGAATTAATCTCTTCATTTAGCACCCTTACCGATGAAATTGATTTGCTCGTAGCTCAAAAGAATTTGGATTTAATAATTATGGGTACAAAAGGAGCTTCTGGTGTTGAAGAAGTGCTTTTTGGCACAAATACCATTCATACCATAAAAAAAGTCAAATGCCCCGTGTTGGCAATACCTGATGGTTTTTTCTTTGAAAAACCAAAAGACATTCTTTTTCCTACGGACTATAAAATTGATTACTCGGCTAAACATTTAGATATTTTAGAAACAATTAGCAGTATATACAACTCTAAAGTGCATATACTGCATGTTTCTTTAAATAGAGATTTAAATGAAGAAGAAAACACACATAAAAATAAATTAGATAATTTATTAAATTCAATACATAAAGAATTTTATTCTGTAAAAGATCAAGAAATTCCACAAGCAATTAATGAATTTCAGAAATCTACTTATGTCCACATGTTAATGATGATTAAAAATAAACATACTTTTTTAGAAAACTTATTTTTTAAGAAAGTGATCAATCAAATTGGATTTCATTTAACGGTTCCGTTCTTGGTTGTTCCTTCTAATTTTTAA